From Spirosoma agri, one genomic window encodes:
- the dgoD gene encoding galactonate dehydratase, translating into MKSPSRKNGISRRSALQSVLGIAGMGSMVLPKTSYAASPGHFADYSKVKITKLETFLVKPRWIFLKIHTDVGVHGLGEPLLEGRALTIQTAIKEVEPYLIGKDPRQVVHHWQAIYRHAFYRGGPILTSALSGIDHALWDIKGKLLNVPVYELLGGPTRDRVRVYGRASNAEDMKKRKAEGFTVIKTGVAHKNPANIVENPQFIKHAVDNFASLREAGGPEMDIAIDFHGNISPQTAKVLIKQLEPFQPMFVEEPCQAQNVDVMVDIARGTHLPIATGERIFTKWGFREILEKGAASIVQPDLCHAGGITEGRLIAGMAEAYYVPIAPHNPMGPISLAVGLNLAASVPNFLVQEQVSLGEGYLKNPFKLQSDGTVLIPKGPGLGVELDDALMKDKIGHDWKNPEVYNALDGSVVDW; encoded by the coding sequence ATGAAATCACCGTCCAGAAAAAACGGCATATCACGCCGTTCTGCCCTACAATCCGTGCTGGGCATTGCGGGCATGGGATCGATGGTCCTGCCAAAAACGTCGTATGCCGCCAGTCCCGGCCACTTTGCCGATTACAGCAAAGTAAAGATTACCAAGCTTGAAACGTTCCTGGTCAAACCCCGGTGGATTTTCCTGAAAATACACACCGACGTTGGGGTACATGGTTTGGGCGAACCGCTGCTGGAAGGTCGGGCGCTGACCATTCAAACGGCCATCAAGGAGGTAGAACCCTATTTAATCGGGAAAGATCCACGTCAGGTCGTTCACCACTGGCAGGCCATTTACCGGCACGCGTTCTATCGGGGTGGTCCCATTCTAACCAGTGCGCTAAGCGGCATCGACCATGCACTGTGGGACATCAAGGGTAAGCTGCTGAACGTACCCGTCTATGAACTGCTGGGTGGCCCAACCCGCGATCGCGTTCGGGTGTACGGTCGGGCCAGCAATGCCGAAGACATGAAAAAACGGAAGGCCGAAGGCTTCACCGTCATCAAAACCGGCGTTGCGCATAAGAACCCGGCCAACATTGTCGAAAACCCACAATTCATTAAACACGCGGTCGACAATTTTGCGTCGTTGCGCGAGGCAGGTGGACCGGAGATGGACATTGCCATCGACTTCCACGGAAACATTTCACCCCAGACGGCCAAGGTGCTGATCAAACAACTGGAGCCGTTTCAACCCATGTTCGTTGAGGAACCCTGTCAGGCGCAGAACGTGGATGTGATGGTCGACATTGCGCGGGGTACGCACCTGCCCATTGCAACCGGTGAGCGGATTTTCACAAAATGGGGCTTTCGCGAGATTCTCGAAAAAGGAGCCGCCAGCATCGTTCAGCCTGACCTCTGCCACGCGGGTGGCATTACGGAAGGCCGCCTGATCGCAGGGATGGCCGAAGCCTATTATGTCCCGATTGCCCCTCATAATCCGATGGGGCCAATCTCTCTGGCCGTCGGGCTCAATCTGGCCGCCAGCGTGCCCAATTTCCTCGTTCAGGAGCAGGTTTCACTGGGCGAAGGCTACCTCAAGAACCCGTTCAAACTACAGAGCGACGGAACAGTACTAATTCCTAAAGGCCCCGGTCTGGGTGTGGAACTGGACGACGCCCTGATGAAGGACAAAATCGGTCACGACTGGAAAAATCCGGAGGTCTACAACGCCCTCGATGGTTCCGTAGTGGACTGGTAG
- a CDS encoding SusC/RagA family TonB-linked outer membrane protein produces MNRALVFLLFLCLSGSLTLAQTNRITGQVTGPDKQGLPGVNVLVSGTTIGTATDATGSYAINAPATASLVFSYISYVSQTVPINNRSVVNVQMAEDAKAIDEVVVTALGIKRESKTLGYATATVNADQISTNRTPNFVSGLQGKMAGVNITTMGTGPAGTAKIRIRGQSSFSGQNNPLIVVNGVPIDNSNYSLGGDFGSRAANNSDGGDGLSSINPDDIETMTVLKGATAAALYGSRAKDGVVMITTKSRGTGKGFGVTYNTNFTTDTPLDFTDFQYEYGQGEGGKRPTSPNPTSGVWSFGEKFQPGMTQILFDNKTYPYEPVYNRVKQFYRVGTNFTNTVTVANNGTNGGFSLSFGNTDNRGILENNTFNRKVINLGFSQNINSKLTASGNINYSKENNINPPQLNAQDFSVSTVVFTLANSMPFQALRDNQTLPNGDEFVFSRFLVRNNPYYSMSHHFENIRRDRLFGNVALKYQFTDWLYLQARIAQDFYIRNQDYNIPNGYAPIAKAPVGFVNGSYTQDVRQNTERNLDFILGANRTFGKIGVDITLGGNARYARNDYNSVTVQDFVQPGLYTVANGRVKNPIYGLAEKKINSLFGAATLSYRDYLFLNVTARNDWFSTLAPSNRSILYPSVTGSFVFSQAFEALPAWLSFGKVRAAYAQVGSDNVDPYSNALYYQVDNNAFANPSGQLVPVGGINATQVPNKNLRPLRVQEAEVGLELKLFNNKIGFDFTYYHKTTDDQILAAQISDASSYTTKLINVGRSQNQGIEMLLTFSPIVTPKFRWDVSANVSYNTSKVLRLGLSPNDTIITASGGSGRVLNQVVGKPIGQLYTFTYLRDAQGRQVFDQNSGMPMRNNTLVNVGNALPSYFGGITNTVSYQGVSLSFLIDFKLGHKMIAGRNINYMRHGLSKRTLPGRDVGYVIGNGVNPNGEINQTRAAVQPFYESINPLGINEDFVSNAGFWKLRQLSLGYDFTSLLPQNLFIKGLKLNAVANNVLIIKKWTENMDPEEALVSSDNAVGLDFWPGLPPTRSIGFNLNVRF; encoded by the coding sequence ATGAACAGAGCTCTAGTCTTTCTTCTTTTTCTGTGTCTGAGCGGTAGCCTGACACTAGCCCAGACGAACCGAATAACCGGGCAGGTCACCGGTCCCGACAAACAAGGGTTGCCAGGTGTAAACGTGCTGGTTAGCGGTACAACGATTGGCACAGCCACCGATGCGACTGGTAGTTACGCTATTAACGCTCCGGCAACGGCTTCGCTGGTTTTTTCATACATCAGCTACGTAAGTCAAACGGTTCCCATTAACAATCGCTCCGTTGTCAATGTGCAGATGGCTGAAGATGCGAAAGCCATCGACGAAGTGGTCGTTACGGCACTTGGCATCAAACGGGAATCAAAAACGCTGGGTTACGCAACGGCAACGGTCAATGCCGATCAGATTTCGACCAACCGGACGCCCAATTTTGTGAGCGGACTACAGGGCAAAATGGCGGGCGTGAATATTACCACGATGGGGACGGGACCAGCCGGAACGGCCAAAATCCGCATCCGTGGTCAGTCGTCGTTCAGTGGCCAGAACAACCCGCTGATCGTGGTGAACGGCGTACCGATCGACAATTCGAACTACTCACTGGGGGGCGATTTTGGCTCGCGTGCGGCCAACAATTCAGACGGTGGCGATGGGCTGAGTAGCATCAATCCCGACGACATTGAAACAATGACGGTGCTGAAAGGAGCCACGGCAGCTGCCCTCTATGGCTCACGGGCTAAAGATGGGGTTGTAATGATCACGACAAAAAGCCGGGGTACTGGCAAAGGCTTCGGCGTCACGTACAACACCAATTTCACCACCGATACACCGCTGGACTTTACTGATTTCCAGTATGAGTACGGGCAGGGCGAAGGCGGCAAACGACCAACTAGCCCGAACCCGACATCGGGCGTATGGAGCTTTGGCGAGAAGTTTCAGCCGGGCATGACGCAGATTCTGTTCGACAACAAAACGTATCCCTACGAGCCTGTCTACAATCGGGTAAAACAGTTCTACCGCGTGGGTACCAACTTCACCAACACCGTAACGGTAGCCAACAACGGGACAAATGGTGGTTTCAGCTTGTCGTTTGGCAACACCGACAACCGGGGTATTCTAGAGAATAACACCTTCAATCGCAAAGTGATCAACCTGGGTTTCAGCCAGAACATCAACAGCAAATTGACAGCCTCCGGAAATATCAACTACTCAAAAGAAAATAACATCAACCCGCCCCAACTGAACGCTCAGGATTTTTCGGTCTCGACAGTGGTGTTCACACTAGCCAATTCCATGCCGTTTCAGGCACTGCGGGACAATCAGACCTTACCTAATGGCGACGAGTTTGTGTTCTCTCGCTTTCTGGTGCGGAACAACCCGTACTATTCGATGAGCCATCACTTCGAGAACATCCGGCGCGACCGCTTATTTGGCAACGTTGCGCTCAAATATCAGTTCACGGACTGGCTCTATCTACAGGCACGAATTGCCCAGGATTTTTACATCCGCAACCAGGATTACAACATTCCGAACGGCTACGCGCCCATTGCCAAAGCACCCGTCGGCTTCGTAAACGGCTCATACACACAGGACGTTCGCCAGAACACCGAACGAAATCTGGACTTTATTCTGGGTGCCAACCGGACGTTCGGAAAAATTGGCGTCGACATAACCCTGGGTGGTAATGCCCGCTACGCCCGTAACGACTACAACAGCGTAACGGTCCAGGATTTTGTACAGCCGGGCTTGTATACGGTAGCCAATGGGCGGGTCAAAAATCCGATCTACGGGCTGGCAGAAAAGAAAATCAACTCCCTGTTCGGGGCTGCAACCCTCTCCTACCGGGACTATCTGTTCCTGAACGTAACGGCACGCAATGACTGGTTTTCAACGCTGGCCCCCTCTAACCGGAGCATCCTGTACCCATCGGTCACCGGTAGTTTCGTATTCTCCCAGGCGTTTGAGGCCCTGCCAGCCTGGTTGTCATTCGGAAAGGTGCGGGCGGCCTATGCGCAGGTCGGTTCCGACAACGTAGATCCCTATTCCAACGCGCTTTACTACCAGGTCGACAACAACGCCTTCGCCAATCCGTCGGGTCAGCTGGTGCCGGTAGGCGGCATTAATGCGACGCAGGTTCCCAATAAAAACCTGCGTCCGCTGCGCGTTCAGGAAGCGGAGGTTGGGCTGGAACTGAAGCTATTCAATAACAAGATCGGCTTTGACTTCACGTACTACCACAAAACAACCGACGATCAGATTCTGGCGGCTCAGATTTCCGATGCGTCGTCCTACACGACTAAGCTAATCAACGTAGGGCGCAGTCAGAACCAGGGGATCGAGATGTTATTAACATTTTCGCCCATCGTTACGCCGAAATTCCGGTGGGATGTTAGCGCCAACGTATCTTACAATACCTCAAAAGTGCTGCGCTTGGGGTTATCGCCCAATGATACCATCATCACGGCAAGCGGAGGTAGCGGCCGGGTGCTGAATCAGGTCGTCGGCAAACCCATCGGGCAATTGTACACCTTCACCTATCTGCGGGATGCCCAGGGTCGGCAGGTGTTCGATCAGAATAGCGGGATGCCTATGCGCAACAACACGCTGGTGAACGTGGGTAACGCCCTGCCAAGTTATTTCGGTGGCATCACCAACACGGTTTCCTATCAGGGCGTATCCCTTTCGTTCCTGATCGATTTCAAACTGGGCCACAAAATGATTGCGGGTCGTAACATCAACTACATGCGCCACGGCCTGTCGAAACGGACACTACCGGGACGGGATGTGGGCTACGTGATCGGGAACGGCGTTAATCCCAACGGGGAAATTAATCAGACACGCGCGGCTGTGCAACCGTTCTACGAATCGATCAACCCATTGGGTATCAACGAAGATTTCGTCAGCAATGCCGGTTTCTGGAAACTGCGGCAGCTTTCACTGGGCTACGATTTCACCTCCTTGCTACCCCAGAACCTCTTCATCAAAGGTCTGAAACTGAACGCCGTAGCCAACAACGTATTGATTATCAAGAAATGGACGGAGAACATGGACCCCGAAGAAGCGCTGGTTTCTTCAGATAACGCGGTGGGACTCGATTTCTGGCCGGGGCTGCCACCGACCCGCAGCATTGGCTTCAACCTGAACGTTCGATTCTAA
- a CDS encoding SusD/RagB family nutrient-binding outer membrane lipoprotein: MKTKLIYTLGLLLSLSLLSGCDQGFDEINTNKVDPTSLAPSLVLNKAIINTNYLDGFGTLGMLTYNFGIVQQIITPYGSSLSGANYDQINSSNTPLVWQNFYRNVLKQLVSVLDQTKSDPLQINTYNAARIWKAYVFMILTDTYGDIPYFEAGQGYTTEIITPKYDAQQDIYKDILKELDEASAALTTTQSAVVTDVLYGGDVAKWKKLGYSFMLRAGMRLSKVDPTMAETYVKKAVAGGVFQSNADNSVLRHTAIYNNYIANHLAAREKTNFYLAAPFVDYLKANNDPRLSIFAVRYVGAKGGQEQVSARASSDPAVQVGMPMGYNDVSITTVLAQNNVASLWDFSQVNLNTVLKLDAPEFHITYAQTQFLLAEAAVRGWTTGTAADYFAKGIRANLEQMASYGATIPEASVQAYLNAHPLDAAKALDQINTQYWVASFLDGTEAFANFRRSGFPALKKNPYPGSEVKGDFIRRMPYPDSEIVVNSGKLNEAIARQGPNTLDTRVWWDKK; this comes from the coding sequence ATGAAAACCAAACTCATCTATACACTCGGGCTGCTCCTCTCGCTGAGTCTGCTTTCGGGCTGCGACCAGGGTTTTGACGAGATCAACACCAACAAGGTGGACCCAACCTCGCTGGCTCCGTCTCTGGTGCTCAATAAGGCCATTATCAACACCAACTACCTCGACGGATTTGGTACGCTGGGGATGCTGACCTACAACTTCGGTATCGTGCAGCAGATCATTACGCCGTATGGTAGCTCGCTGTCGGGCGCGAATTACGACCAGATCAACAGCAGTAATACCCCATTGGTCTGGCAGAATTTCTACCGCAACGTGCTCAAGCAACTGGTGTCGGTACTGGACCAAACCAAGAGCGATCCACTGCAAATCAATACCTACAACGCAGCCCGTATCTGGAAGGCGTACGTCTTCATGATCCTGACCGATACGTATGGCGATATTCCGTATTTTGAAGCAGGACAGGGGTACACGACGGAGATTATCACGCCCAAGTACGACGCGCAGCAGGACATCTACAAAGACATCCTGAAAGAACTCGACGAAGCTTCAGCTGCACTGACCACGACACAATCGGCGGTAGTGACCGATGTTCTGTACGGTGGCGATGTCGCGAAATGGAAAAAACTAGGCTATTCGTTCATGCTTCGGGCGGGGATGCGCCTGTCGAAAGTTGATCCCACGATGGCCGAAACGTACGTCAAAAAGGCCGTAGCCGGTGGAGTGTTCCAATCGAACGCCGACAATTCGGTTCTGCGCCACACGGCTATTTACAACAACTACATCGCCAACCACTTGGCGGCTCGCGAAAAGACGAACTTTTACCTTGCGGCCCCGTTCGTCGATTACCTGAAAGCCAACAACGACCCTCGCCTTTCCATTTTTGCCGTTCGCTACGTAGGGGCCAAAGGCGGTCAGGAACAGGTCTCGGCACGGGCATCGTCTGACCCGGCGGTACAGGTTGGCATGCCGATGGGGTACAACGACGTGTCGATCACGACGGTACTGGCTCAGAACAATGTGGCTAGTTTGTGGGACTTCTCACAGGTCAACCTGAACACTGTCCTCAAACTGGACGCGCCCGAATTTCACATCACCTACGCACAGACACAGTTCCTGCTGGCCGAAGCGGCCGTTCGGGGCTGGACGACGGGGACCGCAGCGGACTACTTTGCCAAAGGAATCCGGGCCAATCTGGAGCAAATGGCCTCGTACGGAGCAACCATTCCGGAAGCGAGTGTGCAAGCCTATCTCAACGCCCATCCGCTGGATGCGGCCAAAGCGCTGGACCAGATCAACACGCAGTACTGGGTGGCTTCATTCCTGGATGGCACCGAAGCATTTGCCAATTTCCGACGCAGCGGCTTTCCGGCCCTGAAGAAAAACCCGTACCCCGGTTCCGAGGTAAAGGGCGATTTCATCCGTCGCATGCCGTACCCGGACAGCGAGATTGTCGTCAATTCCGGTAAGCTGAACGAAGCCATCGCCCGGCAGGGACCGAATACGCTGGATACCCGCGTCTGGTGGGACAAAAAGTAG
- a CDS encoding enolase C-terminal domain-like protein, producing the protein MNQPDQSRRDTLKMLGFGSSAGLMGLFGGMSTAEAREQQGKPQYTIGAPPVRIKSVKAIATAPQGSNLIVVKVETTEPGLYGLGCATFTQRAATVVVAINTYLNEFCVGKDVDNIEDMWQSAYVSSYWRNGPVLNNALSGLDQALWDIKGKRAKMPVYQLLGGKVRFAIPCYTHAGGTTPEATADSVKKFMEQGFKYIRIQQGGYGGVGSTVDKPDFKAAGFGYEGDAYMNVMGYLKSVPKMFNVVRKECGEEIELLHDVHERVQPMEAINMIKQVEEYRPFFIEDPFSPENMKWFAQLRQTTTVPIAMGELFNNINEFKEPMANQWFDYIRIHVSQIGGITPAMKVARLGEWFNVRTAWHGPGDVSPVGHAAHAHIDLAVWNFGIQEAVAFSDKTKDVFSGCPTMDKGYMSVNEVPGLGVDINEKEAAKYPITTKSNWQVRKMDGTIIRP; encoded by the coding sequence ATGAATCAGCCTGATCAAAGTCGCCGTGATACGTTAAAAATGCTTGGTTTTGGCTCGTCAGCCGGCCTTATGGGCCTGTTTGGCGGCATGTCCACCGCCGAAGCGCGCGAACAGCAGGGCAAACCCCAGTACACCATCGGTGCCCCACCCGTCAGAATCAAAAGCGTCAAAGCCATTGCCACCGCTCCGCAAGGATCGAACCTCATCGTCGTCAAAGTGGAAACGACCGAGCCCGGACTGTATGGACTCGGCTGCGCTACTTTTACCCAACGGGCCGCTACCGTCGTGGTCGCGATCAACACCTACCTCAACGAATTCTGCGTTGGCAAAGATGTCGATAACATCGAAGACATGTGGCAATCGGCCTACGTCAGCTCCTACTGGCGCAACGGCCCCGTTCTGAACAATGCCCTTTCCGGACTCGATCAGGCCCTGTGGGACATTAAAGGAAAGCGGGCCAAAATGCCGGTTTATCAACTGCTGGGCGGTAAGGTTCGGTTCGCCATTCCCTGTTATACCCACGCGGGCGGCACCACGCCCGAAGCAACGGCCGACAGCGTCAAGAAGTTTATGGAGCAGGGCTTCAAGTACATCCGCATTCAGCAGGGTGGTTACGGTGGTGTTGGCAGCACGGTCGATAAGCCCGATTTCAAGGCTGCGGGTTTTGGCTACGAAGGCGACGCGTACATGAACGTGATGGGCTATCTCAAATCAGTCCCCAAGATGTTTAACGTGGTGCGCAAAGAGTGCGGGGAAGAGATCGAACTGCTCCACGATGTGCACGAACGGGTGCAACCCATGGAAGCCATCAACATGATCAAGCAGGTGGAAGAGTATCGACCGTTCTTCATCGAAGATCCCTTCTCGCCCGAAAATATGAAGTGGTTCGCGCAACTGAGGCAGACCACAACGGTGCCAATTGCGATGGGCGAGTTGTTCAATAACATCAATGAGTTTAAGGAGCCGATGGCCAACCAGTGGTTCGACTACATCCGCATTCACGTTTCCCAGATTGGCGGCATCACCCCCGCCATGAAGGTGGCCCGCCTGGGTGAATGGTTCAACGTTCGCACAGCCTGGCACGGCCCCGGCGATGTGTCGCCGGTGGGGCACGCGGCTCATGCCCACATTGATCTGGCCGTCTGGAATTTTGGTATTCAGGAAGCGGTGGCCTTTTCGGATAAGACTAAAGACGTATTCAGTGGCTGCCCCACGATGGATAAAGGATATATGTCGGTCAACGAAGTGCCGGGGTTAGGCGTGGACATTAATGAAAAGGAAGCGGCCAAATACCCCATCACTACCAAATCCAACTGGCAGGTGCGCAAAATGGACGGGACCATCATCCGGCCGTAA
- a CDS encoding SusC/RagA family TonB-linked outer membrane protein, with product MRKIVKLFVLLLLLGQSYVFAQTARVTGKVTGPDNQGLPGVNVQVSGTTIGTSTDASGNFALNAAGTSSLVFSTIGYVGQTVPVNGRAVINIQLAEDQKTLNEVVVVGYGTQRKSDVTGALTAISTKEFAQQPVTRLDQVLQGRAAGVQVSQTNGAPGGDAKVRIRGANSVLGNNDPLYVIDGFLGANFNYVNPSDIETIQVLKDAASTSIYGSRGANGVVIITTKKGAKGLKVNYEGQFSTSEVIKKYDVLPAGEFAEIVNARSTAVGTTPPFTTDQIAQFKQNGGTDWQSLVFRNGSGQQHQLTLSGGSEKTTFMVSGNYLDQNGIVNNSGFKRYILRTNLNTQVNDKLSFRLNLWGTQTKNHNTLDGGAIVQALAWAPTTPAYGTDGQPTFTDPIGSVYRNPLDYLYDQSVDQNRSSLNVNAGLNYKLPIKGLSIDLQYAVNYLNAQNLSLTGKRLSNNVPSASRYSSEQLTLQNTNNLNYDLKVGNHSINAVAVLETQQFTDRNFTASASGLRFPQLGYDNLGLNTAATVASGYQKWTIFSLLGRVNYGFKDKYLVTAAVRRDGSSKFATGNKYSVFPSVALGWRLSEEEFIKKLNVFSNLKLRGSWGMTGSQALGAYSTISTYSTAQVAYNNSAATAGVLLGNPGNPNLKWETTRQTDVGLEMEFLNGRLHIEADYFKKNTSDLLLNVAIPSYAGGGTQARNVGEVENKGFEFSIGGTPLIAGSFRWETNLNVSTLQNKVLDLGGYPRLGTGTGVGGGMSTTNEFMLIPGEPLGSYWGLKYLGTWKPNEADAAAKQGRVPGDPHYQDLNGDNTITTDDFQIIGRAFPKATGGWNNTFSYKGLTLNVFFNAVFGVDKLNYTRAAAMSGAGDARQFILSEIRDYYRSGNETSDVPAFTKTYQPFTQSSRFIEDGSFVRLKNVSLSYNVPTSFINSKATIRVFASATNLLTITNYKGPDPESARVGSGTDTAIGIDYGSYPNAKQYTLGINLGF from the coding sequence ATGAGAAAAATTGTAAAACTCTTCGTTTTACTGCTGCTTCTGGGGCAAAGCTATGTCTTTGCGCAGACTGCCAGAGTGACCGGTAAAGTTACCGGTCCAGACAATCAGGGGCTCCCCGGTGTGAACGTGCAGGTGAGCGGCACGACCATAGGCACCTCCACCGATGCATCAGGCAACTTCGCGCTGAATGCCGCCGGTACATCGTCGCTGGTGTTCTCGACGATCGGCTACGTTGGTCAAACGGTCCCGGTGAATGGCCGCGCGGTGATCAATATTCAGCTGGCCGAAGATCAGAAAACGCTGAATGAAGTGGTGGTCGTTGGGTACGGTACGCAGCGCAAATCGGACGTAACCGGTGCCCTGACCGCCATTTCGACCAAGGAATTTGCCCAGCAACCCGTTACCCGACTGGATCAGGTACTGCAAGGGCGGGCTGCGGGTGTGCAGGTAAGCCAGACCAATGGCGCACCCGGTGGCGATGCCAAGGTCCGGATCAGAGGTGCCAACTCCGTACTGGGAAACAACGATCCCTTATATGTCATCGATGGTTTTTTAGGGGCGAACTTTAACTACGTAAACCCGAGTGACATCGAAACCATTCAGGTACTGAAGGATGCCGCTTCGACCTCCATTTATGGTAGCCGGGGAGCAAACGGCGTTGTGATCATCACCACCAAGAAAGGAGCGAAAGGCCTAAAAGTCAACTACGAAGGCCAGTTCAGCACGTCGGAGGTGATCAAAAAATACGACGTACTGCCAGCTGGCGAGTTTGCCGAAATTGTCAATGCCCGATCGACCGCTGTTGGGACTACCCCACCGTTTACTACCGATCAGATCGCTCAGTTCAAGCAAAATGGCGGCACCGACTGGCAGAGCCTGGTCTTCCGGAACGGATCTGGTCAGCAACACCAGCTCACCCTGTCGGGCGGTAGCGAAAAAACGACCTTCATGGTGTCAGGTAATTATTTAGACCAGAATGGCATCGTCAACAACAGCGGGTTCAAGCGGTACATCCTGCGCACGAATCTGAACACGCAGGTGAACGACAAGCTGTCATTTCGCCTGAACTTGTGGGGAACGCAAACCAAGAACCATAACACGCTCGACGGAGGAGCTATTGTGCAGGCACTGGCCTGGGCACCGACCACGCCGGCCTACGGAACCGACGGGCAACCAACGTTTACGGACCCCATTGGTTCCGTTTATCGCAATCCGCTGGATTATCTGTACGATCAGTCGGTCGATCAAAACCGGAGCAGTCTTAATGTCAACGCGGGTTTGAATTATAAACTACCCATCAAAGGGCTGTCGATCGATTTGCAGTATGCCGTCAATTATCTGAATGCGCAAAACCTGAGTTTGACGGGCAAGCGGCTCTCGAACAACGTGCCATCGGCAAGCCGGTATTCATCGGAGCAATTAACGCTGCAAAACACGAATAATCTGAACTACGACCTCAAGGTCGGCAACCACTCGATCAACGCAGTTGCCGTTCTGGAAACCCAGCAGTTTACGGATCGGAACTTTACCGCCAGTGCGTCGGGTTTGCGGTTTCCCCAATTAGGCTACGATAATCTTGGCCTTAACACAGCCGCCACCGTGGCATCGGGTTACCAGAAGTGGACGATTTTTTCGTTGCTGGGCCGTGTAAACTACGGGTTTAAGGATAAATACCTGGTTACGGCGGCTGTTCGTCGGGATGGGTCGTCGAAGTTTGCCACAGGCAACAAATACAGCGTTTTTCCGTCGGTGGCGCTGGGCTGGCGGTTATCGGAAGAGGAATTTATCAAAAAACTTAATGTATTCAGCAACCTCAAACTCCGGGGAAGCTGGGGTATGACGGGTAGCCAGGCGCTAGGTGCCTATTCGACCATATCGACGTATAGCACCGCCCAGGTCGCTTACAATAACTCAGCCGCTACAGCGGGGGTACTGCTGGGTAACCCAGGCAATCCAAACCTCAAATGGGAAACGACCAGGCAGACGGATGTGGGCCTTGAAATGGAGTTTCTGAATGGTCGGTTACACATCGAAGCGGATTATTTTAAGAAAAACACATCGGACCTGCTGCTGAACGTGGCGATCCCAAGCTATGCCGGTGGGGGTACACAGGCCCGGAACGTGGGGGAGGTCGAAAATAAAGGATTTGAATTCTCGATCGGTGGTACCCCCCTGATCGCCGGCAGCTTCCGCTGGGAGACGAATCTGAACGTGTCGACGTTACAAAATAAAGTACTCGATCTGGGCGGTTATCCAAGGCTTGGCACAGGTACGGGCGTCGGTGGCGGTATGTCCACAACGAACGAGTTTATGCTGATACCGGGTGAGCCACTGGGGTCGTACTGGGGGCTAAAGTACCTGGGCACCTGGAAACCGAACGAAGCCGATGCGGCCGCCAAGCAGGGTCGCGTACCGGGTGATCCGCATTACCAGGACCTCAACGGCGACAATACCATCACAACGGATGACTTCCAGATTATTGGCCGGGCGTTTCCGAAAGCGACGGGCGGCTGGAATAACACCTTCTCGTACAAAGGGCTGACACTGAACGTCTTCTTCAACGCTGTTTTCGGTGTCGACAAGCTCAACTACACGCGGGCAGCCGCGATGTCGGGGGCGGGTGACGCCCGGCAGTTCATTCTGTCTGAAATCCGTGATTACTATCGGTCAGGGAATGAAACGTCTGACGTACCGGCCTTTACGAAAACCTACCAGCCCTTTACGCAGTCGAGTCGGTTCATCGAAGATGGCAGCTTCGTTCGGCTGAAAAACGTTAGTCTGTCGTACAACGTGCCAACGAGTTTCATCAACAGCAAAGCCACTATCCGGGTATTTGCGAGCGCGACAAACCTGTTGACGATCACGAACTACAAAGGTCCCGATCCAGAATCGGCCCGAGTAGGTTCGGGCACCGACACCGCCATCGGCATTGATTATGGTTCCTATCCAAACGCCAAACAGTATACGCTCGGTATCAACCTGGGCTTCTAA